One window of the Vigna radiata var. radiata cultivar VC1973A chromosome 1, Vradiata_ver6, whole genome shotgun sequence genome contains the following:
- the LOC106768272 gene encoding receptor-like protein 12 isoform X2, which yields MITPTTTSMKNPVGFLRLMMFVLCVVWEVVNGEEEIRCIPEEREALLQFKAAIVDDYNMLSSWTTPHCCQWEGIRCSNLTSHILSLDLHGDFIIKYDRFSDYYEINGRYMSGEIHRSLMELPQLQYLNLSFNYFPDTYIPEFLGSLRNLKYLDLSLCHFGGRIPSELGSLFHLEYLNLAYNYLNGSIPYQLGNLSQLQHLDLSWNGFEGNIPPQLGKLSQLLHLDLSSNGFQGNIPPQLGNLSQLHELYLGGYFLDNLKVGDGGT from the exons ATGATAACACCCACAACAACCTCAATGAAGAATCCAGTTGGTTTTTTAAGATTAATGATGTTTGTGCTGTGTGTGGTGTGGGAGGTTGTTAATGGTGAAGAGGAGATTAGATGCATTCCAGAGGAGAGGGAAGCACTCCTCCAATTCAAGGCTGCCATTGTCGATGACTACAACATGCTATCATCTTGGACCACTCCTCACTGTTGCCAATGGGAGGGAATTCGCTGCAGCAACCTCACCTCCCATATTCTCAGTCTCGACCTTCACGGAgactttattataaaatatgatcgGTTCAGTGACTATTATGAAATCAATGGACGTTATATGAGCGGAGAGATCCACAGGTCGTTGATGGAGTTGCCACAATTACAGTATTTGAACCtcagttttaattattttccagACACTTACATCCCAGAGTTTCTTGGTTCTCTCAGAAACTTGAAATACCTTGATCTCTCTTTATGTCATTTTGGCGGAAGAATTCCAAGTGAATTAGGCTCTCTTTTTCATTTGGAATACTTAAATCTTGCTTATAATTATCTGAACGGTTCAATCCCTTATCAGCTTGGCAATCTCTCCCAATTGCAGCATCTTGATCTCAGTTGGAATGGTTTTGAAGGAAATATACCTCCTCAACTTGGAAAGCTCTCCCAGTTGCTGCATCTTGATCTCAGTTCGAATGGTTTTCAAGGAAATATACCTCCTCAACTTGGAAATCTCTCCCAATTGCATGAGCTCTATCTTGGAGGATATTTCTTGGATAATCTCAAAGTTGGTGACGGAG gCACTTGA
- the LOC111240508 gene encoding uncharacterized protein LOC111240508, with protein MRPLPALVSARIFKCHIPKPLNIPLVQNLLSHSLSFPLISNFSSLLPPNTPRTLLRTRAFTSSIAPLLFFEFLHFQNPNHEFTLKSHRGGEEVNVWWQRGGRVGGAAWHGDTIADEPCNVIGDIQGGINSGEGGEGTRTAAVESLGDMGVHAIRAELERDFTAAKWNKTLREVVSSKMRERGFRRSPEQCKCKWKNLINCYMPLYLKHWTEGIKGDKTSEDDEISKLFFNVLSIHLPKVIVWHVHQLMVIMMVDENSPRYLSCLHYYEVQLQGFSHLLNTSLSMKHLMF; from the exons ATGCGACCACTCCCCGCCCTTGTCAGTGCCCGAATATTCAAATGTCACATCCCTAAACCTCTGAACATTCCTCTTGTTCAAAACTTATTATCACATTCCCTCTCGTTCCCTCTCATCTCTAATTTTTCGTCACTCCTCCCTCCGAACACTCCGAGAACACTCCTCCGTACCCGTGCTTTCACCAGCTCCATTGCACCACTTCTGTTTTTTGAGTTTTTGCATTTCCAAAACCCTAATCACGAATTCACATTGAAATCACATCGGGGTGGTGAAGAGGTCAATGTTTGGTGGCAGAGAGGAGGACGCGTTGGCGGCGCGGCTTGGCATGGTGACACCATCGCTGATGAACCCTGCAACGTCATTGGTGATATCCAGGGAGGTATCAACAGCGGTGAGGGAGGAGAGGGGACCCGCACAGCCGCAGTGGAGTCATTAGGAGACATGGGAGTTCATGCGATACGGGCAGAGCTAGAGAGGGACTTCACTGCGGCCAAGTGGAACAAGACGCTCAGGGAAGTGGTGAGTTCGAAGATGAGGGAGAGAGGGTTCAGGAGGAGCCCCGAACAGTGCAAATGCAAGTGGAAGAACCTCATTAATTGCTATATG CCTCTTTATCTGAAGCATTGGACTGAGGGAATTAAAGGGGACAAGACATCAGAAGATGACGAAATTAGCAAGctcttttttaatgttttgagtATACATCTACCCAAGGTAATTGTTTGGCATGTGCATCAACTTATGGTAATCATGATGGTTGATGAAAACTCACCTAGATATTTGTCTTGTTTACACTATTATGAAGTACAACTACAGGGATTCTCACACTTGTTAAATACCTCACTTAGTATGAAGCATTTGATGTTTTAA
- the LOC106768272 gene encoding probable LRR receptor-like serine/threonine-protein kinase At4g36180 isoform X1 produces MSKLQYLDLSGNSFSLAFTQNWVPPFQLLSIHLRSCQLGPTFPTWLQSQNKFVHIDISNATISDIIPKWFWAKLSLQRVMTMNISYNRLQGAIPNVSSTYVSTSMHLGSNQFEGSIPLFLRNSKILDLSKNKFTNPLSFLCEDNAISVQTHLDISDNQLSGDIPDCWKQINSLVYLDLSHNNFSGKIPTSMGWLLDLQVLLLRNNNLVEGIPLSIRNCTELVMLDLSENKLSGPIPDWIGTKKELQILNLGKNEFFGSLPLMVCCLRNLHILDLSLNSLSGKIPKCINNLTSMTKTTSSIYDERHVYELKNFPLGRIPYYLNAWLTWKGSKQKFMDKGLSLLKIIDLSSNHFSEEIPIEIEKLSGLISLNLSRNNLIGKIPSNIGNMTSLDSLDLSRNRLGGSIPPSLTQIYGLGALDLSHNHLTGEIPKSTQLQSFNKSSYEGNLDLCGPPIEKLCIDGKPTQKSNVIVYKDEYSFFNNEFFISMGIGFALSFWMVFGSILFKRSWQRSYFNFLNNLEDNVHVKIAIFVRELKLDKD; encoded by the coding sequence ATGTCTAAGTTACAGTACTTGGATTTATCTGGCAACTCATTCAGCTTGGCATTTACTCAAAATTGGGTTCCACCTTTTCAATTGCTATCTATACACTTGAGATCTTGCCAGCTAGGTCCAACATTTCCCACGTGGTTGCAGtcacaaaataaatttgtcCATATTGACATTTCAAATGCTACAATATCAGATATTATTCCTAAATGGTTTTGGGCTAAATTATCTCTACAAAGAGTGATGACAATGAATATTTCATACAACAGACTACAAGGTGCAATTCCAAATGTTTCATCAACGTATGTTTCTACTTCCATGCACCTTGgatcaaatcaatttgaaggTTCCATTCCTCTATTTTTACGGAATTCTAAAATTCTTgatttatcaaaaaataaattcacaaatCCTCTTTCATTTTTGTGTGAAGATAATGCAATTTCAGTTCAAACTCATTTAGACATTTCAGATAATCAGTTATCCGGAGATATCCCAGATTGTTGGAAACAAATTAATTCACtagtttatttagatttaagcCACAATAACTTTTCAGGAAAAATACCAACTTCAATGGGATGGCTTCTTGATCTTCAAGTATTATTGTTGAGAAACAATAATTTAGTAGAAGGTATCCCTCTCTCCATAAGAAATTGCACAGAACTAGTAATGCTTGATTTGTCAGAAAACAAATTATCAGGACCTATCCCTGATTGGATTGGGACAAAAAAAGAGTTGCAAATATTAAATCTGGGAAAGAATGAATTCTTTGGGAGTTTACCATTAATGGTTTGTTGTCTAAGAAACCTTCATATTTTGGATCTCTCATTAAACAGCTTATCTGGGAAAATTCCTAAATGCATAAACAACCTTACTTCAATGACTAAAACAACATCTTCAATATATGATGAAAGGCATGTGTATGAGTTGAAAAATTTTCCTTTAGGCCGCATTCCTTACTATTTGAATGCATGGTTGACATGGAAAGGTTCAAAACAAAAGTTTATGGATAAAGGTTTGTCACTTTTAAAAATCATTGATCTCTCAAGCAATCATTTTTCAGAAGAAATTCCTATAGAAATAGAGAAATTATCTGGACTGATTTCGTTGAACTTATCAAGAAACAATTTGATTGGAAAAATTCCTTCAAACATTGGAAATATGACATCACTTGATTCTCTTGATTTGTCAAGAAATCGACTTGGTGGTTCAATTCCTCCAAGTCTCACTCAAATTTATGGACTTGGTGCATTAGATTTGTCTCATAACCATCTAACTGGAGAAATTCCTAAAAGCACACAATTGCAGAGTTTCAATAAATCTAGTTATGAAGGTAATCTTGATCTTTGTGGACCACCAATTGAAAAATTGTGTATTGATGGAAAGCCAACACAAAAATCAAACGTTATTGTTTATAAAGATGAATATTCATTTTTcaataatgaatttttcataAGTATGGGAATTGGATTTGCTCTAAGTTTTTGGATGGTGTTTGGCTCAATCTTATTCAAACGTTCTTGGCAACGGTCTTATTTCAACTTCTTGAACAACTTAGAAGACAATGTTCATGTCAAAATAGCAATATTTGTTAGAGAACTTAAGCTGGACAAAGATTAA